From a single Callithrix jacchus isolate 240 chromosome 5, calJac240_pri, whole genome shotgun sequence genomic region:
- the C5H17orf100 gene encoding uncharacterized protein C17orf100 homolog, producing MASARGDKQSLPRVGTPCYTETSMVRVETSSHRVEPSSQRVEPSQRCSEGPSLSPSGNQHTRVLKASSLHVETSLQCKETASHHVRASSLQMKMSLHRVESPAPWARPAASPQREKMA from the coding sequence ATGGCCTCAGCTCGAGGGGACAAGCAGTCTTTGCCCCGGGTGGGAACCCCCTGCTACACAGAGACGTCCATGGTCCGCGTGGAGACCTCGTCCCACCGCGTGGAGCCATCGTCCCAGCGAGTGGAGCCCTCCCAGCGCTGCAGCGAGGGGCCCTCCCTCTCACCGTCAGGAAACCAGCACACTCGCGTCCTCAAGGCGTCCTCCCTGCACGTGGAAACCTCCTTGCAGTGCAAGGAAACGGCCTCCCACCACGTCCGGGCCTCGTCCCTGCAGATGAAGATGTCTCTGCACCGCGTGGAGAGCCCGGCCCCATGGGCCAGACCGGCTGCTTCCCCCCAGAGGGAAAAAATGGCCTGA